A single genomic interval of Streptomyces sp. BA2 harbors:
- a CDS encoding 3'-5' exonuclease yields MTCWYEGPLAAFDTETTGVDVETDRIVSAAVVVQQGAGTRPRITRWLVNPGVPVPESATAVHGLTEEHLQHNGRWPAPVMEEIARELAEQGAAGRPIVVMNAPFDLTILDRELRRHRASSLSHYMAGSPLCVLDPRVLDKQLDRYRKGRRTLTDLCAHYAVDLDEAHDAAADAQAALDVVRAVGQRFASRLERLSPAELHALQAVWHAAQARGLQAWFARSGTPEAVDPAWPLRPELPAAA; encoded by the coding sequence ATGACGTGCTGGTACGAGGGGCCCTTGGCCGCATTCGACACCGAGACCACGGGCGTCGACGTCGAGACCGACCGCATTGTGTCGGCCGCCGTCGTCGTCCAGCAAGGCGCGGGAACCCGCCCGCGCATCACTCGCTGGCTGGTGAACCCGGGCGTTCCGGTGCCCGAGAGCGCCACCGCGGTGCACGGCCTGACGGAGGAACATCTGCAGCACAACGGCCGCTGGCCCGCGCCGGTGATGGAGGAGATAGCCAGGGAGCTGGCGGAACAGGGCGCGGCGGGCCGCCCCATCGTCGTCATGAACGCGCCCTTCGACCTGACGATCCTGGACCGGGAGTTGCGCAGGCACCGCGCGTCGTCGCTCAGCCACTACATGGCGGGCTCACCGTTGTGCGTCCTTGACCCGCGGGTCCTGGACAAGCAGCTCGACCGGTACCGCAAGGGCCGCCGCACCCTGACCGATCTGTGCGCGCACTACGCGGTGGATCTCGACGAGGCGCACGACGCGGCGGCCGACGCGCAGGCCGCGCTGGATGTCGTACGTGCCGTGGGGCAGCGTTTCGCGTCCCGGCTCGAACGGCTCTCACCGGCCGAGCTGCACGCGTTGCAGGCGGTGTGGCACGCGGCGCAGGCGCGCGGGCTGCAAGCATGGTTCGCGCGCAGCGGTACGCCGGAAGCGGTGGATCCCGCGTGGCCACTGCGTCCCGAACTGCCCGCGGCAGCCTGA
- a CDS encoding SRPBCC family protein, whose protein sequence is MDWSHFRFRSVWNVPAPPAAVYAALERAEDYPAWWPQVREVTPVDERSGTARFRSLLPYDLFVTAEERRRDASAGILEIAMTGDLEGWARWTVTAAPSGTRAFYEQEVVVRKPLMRRLAVPGRPVFLLNHALMMRAGERGLKAHLGQG, encoded by the coding sequence ATGGACTGGAGCCACTTCCGTTTCCGCAGCGTCTGGAACGTACCCGCGCCACCCGCCGCCGTGTACGCGGCCCTCGAACGCGCCGAGGACTATCCCGCGTGGTGGCCCCAGGTGCGCGAGGTGACGCCCGTCGACGAACGCAGCGGCACGGCGCGCTTCCGCTCCCTGCTGCCGTACGACCTGTTCGTCACCGCCGAGGAACGGCGCCGCGACGCGTCGGCCGGGATCCTGGAGATCGCGATGACCGGGGATCTGGAGGGCTGGGCGCGCTGGACCGTCACGGCGGCGCCGAGCGGGACGCGGGCGTTCTACGAGCAGGAAGTGGTGGTGCGCAAACCGCTGATGCGACGCCTCGCCGTCCCCGGGCGACCCGTCTTCCTCCTCAACCACGCGCTGATGATGCGCGCGGGCGAGCGAGGCCTGAAGGCGCACCTCGGACAAGGCTGA
- a CDS encoding SCO7613 C-terminal domain-containing membrane protein — MTNIPPPAEELRVLDLELRRLDARRTQLLQRRAWLIGVLQAAAAPAPAPPRPVRAPEATPPNVQNALLTLGGILLTIAAIAFTLVSWGHLGIGGRSAVLAAVTLTALGVPALLLRRKLRSTAETVAALGLALTVLDAYALHAVALPQTDALGYSAAASAVLAALWTAYGLSFRALRLPIPLAVATAQLPLFLWTRAADAGDHATAAALLVTAALDVAVALRASDPGVRVVAAVGACAMGLWGATAAGYLSWSATDLPDAARAGALLILAASIALVAAWLITEPPQAAGAAFAGGLLMVAAAGGVLREALPSAWTVPGYLACAVALLAVMRTALPRPVLRGIAGAALLVHALAALWASPALASALLGPVSWAGKAWSGTPQNTGAASAVPGLPVQHPVMAALVLAAVATVLFTAARLQFQALGHPGAPPLTRAMTTPTTGPATPTATLAASPAALALAWAALLILPSALQLPYAAGVSAYVALTGALLVVAVVSRVSSKAVALTSLTLGVASSVSVAFLALASTGATLGTLGPLTALFLAATVLAARRREAVSSVAPAAVCATIAYTTTLAFAAGAARDLRVDHIGLLMLAVPAIGALAAARLGRHQLTPPVEIAGAVAGGLAIILTTGHAATLALALALGGVITAGIALRTDRRPVGYAAGVLFLLATWVRLAAWGVETPEAYTLPVTVPALLIGTLRRRRAPGTSSWTAYGPGLAATLLPSLVAAWSDAHWQRPLLLGTAALLITLAGARHRLQAPLVLGGTVLALDALHELAPYIVQVVDTLPRWLPPALAGLMLLAIGATYEQRLRDARRVRDVLGRMH, encoded by the coding sequence ATGACGAACATTCCGCCCCCGGCCGAGGAACTCCGCGTCCTCGACCTGGAGCTGCGCCGACTCGACGCGCGCAGGACGCAGTTGCTGCAACGCCGCGCCTGGCTGATCGGCGTCCTCCAGGCGGCGGCCGCACCCGCGCCCGCTCCTCCGCGGCCGGTGCGTGCCCCCGAGGCCACACCGCCGAACGTGCAGAACGCACTGCTCACGCTGGGCGGCATCCTCCTGACGATCGCGGCGATCGCCTTCACGCTGGTGAGCTGGGGGCACCTGGGCATCGGCGGGCGCAGCGCCGTCCTCGCGGCCGTGACGCTGACGGCGCTCGGCGTGCCCGCGCTGCTGCTGCGCCGGAAGCTGCGTTCGACGGCGGAGACGGTGGCCGCGCTCGGCCTCGCCCTGACCGTCCTCGACGCGTACGCCCTCCATGCCGTCGCCCTGCCACAGACCGACGCCCTCGGCTACTCGGCCGCCGCGTCCGCCGTGCTGGCCGCACTGTGGACGGCGTACGGACTTTCGTTCCGCGCGCTGCGGCTGCCCATACCGCTGGCCGTCGCGACCGCTCAGCTCCCCCTGTTCCTCTGGACGCGTGCCGCCGACGCGGGTGACCACGCGACGGCGGCGGCGCTCCTGGTGACGGCGGCGCTCGACGTCGCCGTGGCGCTGCGGGCGAGCGACCCGGGCGTCCGCGTCGTCGCGGCCGTCGGTGCCTGCGCCATGGGCCTGTGGGGCGCGACGGCCGCCGGATATCTGTCCTGGTCGGCCACGGACCTGCCGGACGCGGCGCGGGCGGGCGCGCTTCTGATCCTTGCCGCGTCGATCGCGCTGGTGGCGGCATGGCTGATCACGGAGCCCCCGCAGGCGGCGGGCGCGGCGTTCGCGGGCGGCCTGCTCATGGTGGCCGCCGCCGGTGGCGTGCTGCGCGAGGCGCTGCCCTCCGCCTGGACGGTTCCCGGCTATCTGGCGTGTGCCGTCGCGCTGTTGGCGGTCATGCGCACCGCGCTGCCGCGCCCGGTACTGCGCGGGATCGCCGGCGCGGCACTCCTGGTGCACGCCCTCGCGGCGCTGTGGGCGTCGCCCGCGCTCGCCTCCGCGCTGCTCGGGCCCGTGAGCTGGGCCGGAAAGGCATGGTCGGGCACCCCACAGAACACCGGTGCCGCATCCGCCGTGCCCGGACTGCCCGTGCAGCACCCGGTCATGGCCGCGCTCGTGCTCGCAGCGGTCGCCACGGTCCTGTTCACGGCGGCCCGGCTTCAGTTCCAGGCCCTTGGACACCCGGGGGCACCACCACTCACCCGCGCCATGACCACTCCGACTACAGGCCCTGCCACCCCGACCGCCACCCTCGCCGCATCACCCGCCGCCCTGGCCCTCGCCTGGGCCGCCCTCCTCATCCTTCCGTCCGCCCTCCAACTCCCTTACGCGGCAGGGGTGTCGGCGTACGTCGCGCTGACCGGCGCCCTGCTCGTCGTCGCCGTCGTGTCGCGCGTCAGCTCGAAGGCGGTCGCCCTCACCTCGCTGACCCTGGGGGTGGCCTCCTCGGTGAGCGTCGCGTTCCTGGCGCTGGCCAGTACGGGGGCGACGCTCGGCACGCTGGGCCCCCTGACGGCGCTGTTCCTCGCGGCGACCGTGCTCGCCGCGCGCCGCCGGGAAGCCGTTTCGAGCGTGGCGCCCGCCGCCGTCTGCGCCACCATCGCGTACACCACGACGCTCGCCTTCGCCGCAGGTGCCGCCCGGGACCTGCGGGTGGACCACATCGGGCTGCTCATGCTCGCCGTTCCGGCGATAGGCGCCCTCGCCGCGGCCCGGCTCGGCCGTCACCAGCTGACACCGCCGGTCGAGATCGCCGGGGCGGTCGCGGGCGGGCTCGCGATCATCCTCACCACGGGGCACGCGGCGACCCTCGCCCTGGCCCTCGCGCTCGGCGGCGTCATCACCGCCGGCATCGCGCTCCGCACGGACCGCCGCCCCGTCGGGTACGCGGCCGGGGTGCTGTTCCTCCTGGCGACCTGGGTACGCCTGGCCGCCTGGGGCGTCGAGACCCCCGAGGCCTACACCCTGCCGGTCACCGTCCCCGCGCTCCTGATCGGCACCCTGCGGCGCCGCCGCGCCCCCGGGACGTCCTCCTGGACGGCCTACGGCCCAGGCCTCGCGGCGACCCTCCTGCCCAGCCTCGTCGCCGCCTGGAGCGACGCGCACTGGCAGCGCCCGCTGCTCCTGGGCACCGCGGCCCTGCTGATCACGCTGGCGGGCGCCCGGCACCGGCTGCAGGCGCCCTTGGTGCTCGGCGGCACGGTCCTCGCCCTGGACGCGCTGCACGAACTGGCGCCCTACATCGTCCAAGTGGTGGACACCCTGCCGCGCTGGCTGCCGCCGGCGCTCGCCGGACTAATGCTCCTCGCGATCGGCGCGACGTACGAACAGCGACTGCGCGACGCACGCCGGGTCCGTGACGTTCTCGGCAGAATGCACTGA
- a CDS encoding TIGR02611 family protein → MNTGSNEPGVAETITGTKDEQPLGSRAPEFIQARKALHLSWQVGVFIVGLAVVAAGIVMLPLPGPGWLVIFGGMAIWATEFVWAQLVLRWTKRKVTEAAQRALDPKVRRRNIILTTVGLVIIAVLVAVYVWKFGLEMPWKIKE, encoded by the coding sequence ATGAATACGGGGAGTAACGAGCCGGGGGTTGCTGAAACAATCACCGGTACGAAGGACGAACAGCCGCTCGGATCGCGCGCGCCGGAGTTCATCCAGGCCCGCAAGGCGCTGCACCTCAGCTGGCAGGTGGGCGTGTTCATCGTCGGCCTCGCGGTGGTTGCCGCGGGCATCGTCATGCTGCCGCTGCCCGGACCGGGCTGGCTGGTGATCTTCGGCGGAATGGCGATCTGGGCGACCGAGTTCGTCTGGGCCCAGCTGGTGCTTCGCTGGACGAAGCGGAAGGTCACCGAGGCGGCGCAGCGTGCGCTCGACCCCAAGGTGCGCCGCAGGAACATCATCCTGACGACGGTCGGTCTGGTGATCATCGCCGTGCTCGTCGCGGTCTACGTCTGGAAGTTCGGCCTCGAGATGCCATGGAAGATCAAGGAGTGA
- a CDS encoding SsgA family sporulation/cell division regulator, translating into MNTTVSCELHLRLVVSSESSLPVPAGLRYDTADPYAVHATFHTGAEETVEWVFARDLLAEGLHRPTGTGDVRVWPSRSHGQGVVCIALSSPEGEALLEAPARALESFLKRTDAAVPPGTEHRHFDLDTELSHILAES; encoded by the coding sequence ATGAACACCACGGTCAGCTGCGAGCTGCACCTGCGCCTCGTTGTGTCGAGCGAGTCCTCACTGCCTGTACCCGCAGGACTGCGGTATGACACGGCCGATCCCTATGCCGTGCACGCCACCTTCCACACCGGAGCCGAGGAAACCGTCGAGTGGGTGTTCGCCCGCGACCTCCTCGCCGAGGGCCTGCACCGGCCCACCGGTACCGGCGACGTCCGAGTCTGGCCGTCCCGGAGCCACGGTCAGGGCGTCGTCTGCATCGCCCTGAGCTCCCCCGAGGGTGAGGCTCTGCTCGAGGCCCCGGCGCGGGCCCTGGAATCGTTCCTGAAGCGAACCGACGCGGCCGTGCCGCCCGGCACGGAACACCGCCACTTCGATCTGGATACGGAGCTCTCGCACATCCTGGCCGAAAGCTAG
- a CDS encoding CGNR zinc finger domain-containing protein encodes MLITHDTRCALDAVVDLVNTAPDDENAESAAGTETEGLPDVAALGEFVRSHDISDVGVLSERDLAGVRHIRGRFHEVFAAPEPQAAAAVINELIAAAGTTPRLTDHDGYDWHVHYFAPGASIADHLAADCGMALAFFVVAGEQERLRRCEAPDCRRAFVDLSRNRSRRYCDSRTCGNRLHVAAYRARRKEAAG; translated from the coding sequence GTGCTGATCACCCACGACACCCGGTGCGCACTCGACGCCGTGGTCGATCTGGTGAACACCGCGCCGGACGACGAGAACGCAGAGAGCGCGGCGGGCACCGAGACGGAGGGACTCCCGGACGTGGCAGCCCTGGGCGAGTTCGTACGAAGCCACGACATAAGTGACGTCGGAGTGCTCTCGGAGCGTGACCTGGCCGGCGTCCGGCACATCCGCGGCCGCTTCCACGAAGTCTTCGCGGCGCCCGAGCCGCAGGCCGCGGCGGCGGTGATCAACGAACTGATCGCGGCGGCGGGCACCACGCCCCGGCTCACCGACCACGACGGCTACGACTGGCACGTGCACTACTTCGCGCCCGGCGCCTCCATCGCCGACCACCTCGCCGCGGACTGCGGGATGGCGCTCGCGTTCTTCGTGGTCGCCGGCGAGCAGGAGCGGCTGCGACGCTGCGAGGCCCCGGACTGCCGGCGCGCCTTCGTCGACCTCTCCCGCAACCGCTCGCGCCGCTACTGCGACAGCCGCACCTGCGGCAACCGGCTGCACGTCGCCGCCTACCGGGCCCGGCGCAAGGAAGCGGCGGGCTGA
- a CDS encoding DsbA family protein, translated as MSDSAPAAPAGPLVIDIWCELQCPDCRTALDDVRALRARYGDRVDLRLRHFPLEKHKHSFAAAQAAEEAFEQGQGWPYVEAVLGKVEELTRKGEPFLVEAARELDLDAEEFDTALVDGRHILIVDADQAEGKAIGVTGTPTYVIGGERLDGGKSQEGLRERVEEIADRLLAASGQDA; from the coding sequence ATGAGCGACTCTGCCCCCGCGGCCCCCGCCGGCCCCCTCGTCATCGACATCTGGTGCGAGCTGCAGTGCCCGGACTGCCGGACCGCCCTCGACGACGTACGCGCGCTCCGTGCCCGCTACGGCGACCGTGTCGACCTGCGGCTTCGGCACTTCCCCCTCGAGAAGCACAAGCACTCCTTCGCCGCCGCCCAGGCCGCCGAGGAGGCCTTCGAGCAGGGACAGGGCTGGCCGTACGTCGAGGCCGTGCTGGGCAAGGTCGAGGAGCTGACCCGCAAGGGCGAACCCTTCCTGGTCGAGGCCGCGCGGGAACTGGACCTGGACGCGGAGGAGTTCGACACCGCGCTCGTCGACGGCCGGCACATCCTGATCGTCGACGCCGACCAGGCCGAGGGCAAGGCGATCGGCGTCACCGGGACACCGACGTACGTCATCGGGGGCGAGCGCCTCGACGGCGGCAAGAGCCAGGAGGGCCTGCGCGAGCGCGTCGAGGAGATCGCGGACCGCCTGCTCGCGGCCTCCGGGCAGGACGCCTAG
- a CDS encoding GNAT family N-acetyltransferase: protein MTTTLRPTGPLQQSADGAKSRTYEVRVNSRPVGGIELATHPVFGPGVAEMRDLSIKEPDRRRGRATVAVLAAEEVARGWGCKRIEVAVPAEAAAAHRLAVSLGYVERNRQMAKPLTAEPPALPAGVEGRPMTEGEYEVWLAHEQEDYAQTWIERGVPEAEARAKSEADHADHLPQGLATPGTRLSVLTHEGTAVGTLWLARRERDAFVFDVEVDEEYRGRGHGRSLMLLAETQAREAGLGRLGLNVFAGNVPALRLYESLGYEPVMYYVYKQLL, encoded by the coding sequence ATGACCACGACCCTGCGGCCGACCGGGCCGCTTCAGCAGAGCGCTGACGGCGCGAAGTCACGCACGTACGAAGTGCGCGTGAACAGCCGTCCTGTGGGCGGGATAGAACTCGCCACGCACCCCGTGTTCGGGCCCGGTGTCGCCGAGATGCGGGATCTGAGCATCAAGGAGCCCGACCGCAGGCGCGGCCGTGCCACCGTCGCCGTGCTCGCCGCCGAGGAGGTGGCGCGCGGCTGGGGCTGCAAGCGGATCGAGGTGGCCGTGCCCGCCGAGGCCGCGGCGGCCCACCGCCTCGCCGTGTCCCTCGGCTACGTGGAGCGCAACCGCCAGATGGCCAAGCCCCTGACCGCCGAGCCGCCCGCGCTGCCGGCGGGCGTCGAAGGGCGGCCGATGACCGAGGGCGAGTACGAGGTCTGGCTGGCCCACGAGCAGGAGGACTACGCGCAGACCTGGATCGAGCGCGGCGTCCCCGAGGCGGAGGCGCGCGCCAAGTCCGAGGCCGACCACGCCGACCACCTGCCCCAGGGCCTCGCCACCCCCGGTACCCGGCTCAGCGTGCTCACCCACGAGGGCACGGCGGTCGGCACCCTCTGGCTCGCGCGGCGCGAGCGCGACGCTTTCGTCTTCGACGTGGAGGTCGACGAGGAGTACCGCGGACGCGGCCACGGCAGGTCCCTGATGCTCCTCGCGGAGACCCAGGCCCGCGAGGCGGGCCTCGGCCGCCTGGGCCTCAACGTCTTCGCTGGCAACGTCCCGGCCCTGCGCCTGTACGAGTCCCTCGGCTACGAACCGGTCATGTACTACGTCTACAAGCAACTGCTCTAG
- a CDS encoding aminotransferase class IV — protein sequence MKIWLNGGLQDLDTARVSVLDHGLTVGDGIFETVKTAEGRPFALTRHLERLARSARGLGLPEPDLDEVRAACAAVINANPMPLGRLRITYTGGLSPLGSDRGDQGQTLVVALGEANRRPDTTAVITVPWTRNERGALTGLKTTSYAENVVALARAHEQGASEALFANTVGQLCEGTGSNVFVVLDGEIHTPPVASGCLAGITRALAVDWTGARETDLPLDVLDRADEVFLTSTLRDVQAVHRIDGRELPGAPGAVTAKAMRIFDERAADDLDP from the coding sequence GTGAAGATCTGGCTCAATGGCGGCCTGCAGGACCTCGATACCGCCCGCGTCTCCGTGCTCGACCACGGACTGACCGTCGGCGACGGCATCTTCGAGACGGTCAAGACGGCCGAGGGGCGGCCCTTCGCGCTGACCCGGCACCTGGAACGGCTCGCCCGCTCGGCGCGCGGCCTCGGTCTGCCCGAGCCGGACCTGGACGAGGTGCGCGCGGCCTGCGCGGCCGTCATCAACGCCAACCCGATGCCGCTGGGACGACTGCGCATCACGTACACCGGGGGCCTCTCGCCGCTCGGCTCGGACCGTGGTGACCAGGGGCAGACGCTGGTCGTCGCCCTCGGGGAGGCGAACCGGCGCCCCGACACGACCGCCGTGATCACGGTCCCGTGGACCCGCAACGAGCGTGGCGCCCTGACCGGCCTGAAGACCACCTCGTACGCGGAGAATGTCGTCGCCCTCGCGCGCGCCCACGAACAGGGCGCTTCGGAGGCGTTGTTCGCCAACACGGTGGGGCAGCTGTGCGAAGGCACGGGTTCGAACGTCTTCGTCGTGCTCGACGGCGAGATCCACACGCCGCCGGTCGCCTCCGGGTGCCTGGCGGGCATCACGCGCGCGTTGGCCGTCGACTGGACGGGCGCGCGTGAGACCGATCTGCCGCTCGACGTCCTCGACCGCGCCGACGAGGTGTTCCTGACCTCGACGCTCCGCGACGTCCAGGCCGTGCACCGGATCGACGGGCGCGAACTGCCGGGCGCACCGGGAGCGGTGACCGCCAAGGCGATGCGGATCTTCGACGAGAGGGCGGCGGACGACCTCGACCCGTGA
- a CDS encoding chorismate-binding protein gives MSSRPPSGAPLPMARFGGLLATGLRDVTSDPSALDSDGFWAVSATFEGELVCARFDDVRAEPVPAPVPGAWRGPAAGDWTSSLDRAAYVDGVRRVREHIAAGDVYQANLCRVLSAPVPGGGDGLDGADIDALTALLARGNPAPYAGTIRLPGHGVEIATASPELFLRREGRVVESGPIKGTGRTEADLLEKDYAENVMIVDLVRNDIGRICVTGSVTVPDLCVVEKHPGLVHLVSTVRGELVPGTGWPELFAAAFPPGSVTGAPKSSALRIIDTLETAPRGPYCGGIGWVDADRGTGELAVGIRTFWIDRAQGVLRFGTGAGITWGSDPEGEWRETELKAERLLAVASGAYEVSGGTPQ, from the coding sequence ATGTCCTCCCGGCCGCCCTCCGGGGCGCCCCTGCCCATGGCGCGCTTCGGCGGCCTCCTCGCGACCGGCCTCAGGGACGTGACCAGCGATCCCTCGGCGCTGGACTCCGATGGCTTCTGGGCCGTCTCCGCGACCTTCGAGGGCGAACTGGTCTGTGCCCGCTTCGACGACGTACGGGCCGAGCCGGTGCCCGCGCCGGTGCCCGGGGCGTGGCGGGGCCCTGCCGCCGGTGACTGGACGTCGTCGCTCGACCGCGCCGCGTATGTGGACGGTGTGCGTCGTGTGCGGGAACACATCGCGGCCGGGGATGTCTATCAGGCGAACCTCTGCCGCGTGCTGTCCGCGCCGGTTCCGGGCGGCGGGGACGGCTTGGACGGTGCGGACATCGACGCCCTGACCGCGCTCCTCGCGCGCGGGAACCCCGCCCCGTACGCCGGAACGATCCGCCTGCCCGGACACGGCGTCGAGATAGCGACGGCCTCGCCCGAGCTGTTCCTGCGCCGCGAGGGACGTGTCGTGGAATCGGGGCCGATCAAGGGCACGGGCCGGACCGAGGCCGACCTCCTCGAGAAGGACTACGCCGAGAACGTCATGATCGTGGACCTCGTCCGCAACGACATCGGGCGGATATGCGTGACCGGCTCCGTGACCGTCCCCGACCTGTGCGTGGTCGAGAAACATCCGGGTCTCGTCCATCTCGTCTCCACCGTCCGGGGCGAGCTCGTCCCCGGCACCGGCTGGCCCGAACTCTTCGCCGCCGCTTTCCCGCCCGGTTCCGTCACCGGCGCCCCCAAGTCCAGCGCCCTGCGCATCATCGACACCCTGGAGACCGCGCCCCGCGGCCCGTACTGCGGCGGTATCGGCTGGGTCGACGCCGACCGGGGCACCGGCGAACTGGCCGTCGGCATCCGCACCTTCTGGATCGACCGCGCTCAGGGCGTGCTGCGTTTCGGCACCGGCGCAGGGATCACCTGGGGCTCGGACCCCGAGGGGGAGTGGCGGGAGACCGAACTGAAGGCGGAACGGCTGCTGGCGGTAGCGTCGGGAGCGTACGAAGTGAGTGGAGGGACCCCCCAGTGA
- a CDS encoding TFIIB-type zinc ribbon-containing protein — protein sequence MQCPKCHAPMHTYNRNGVQIEQCSGCRGIFLDYGELESLSRLENQWGGHQAPPPPPPAPQAYPAAPAPQWGAPQHGGHHGGHYGHNKRHKSFGHMLFSS from the coding sequence ATGCAGTGTCCCAAGTGCCACGCACCGATGCACACGTACAACCGCAATGGCGTCCAGATCGAGCAGTGCAGCGGTTGCCGCGGGATATTCCTCGACTATGGCGAGCTCGAGTCCCTGAGCCGACTGGAGAACCAGTGGGGCGGCCACCAGGCCCCGCCCCCGCCGCCGCCCGCCCCGCAGGCGTACCCGGCAGCTCCCGCCCCCCAGTGGGGCGCTCCCCAGCACGGCGGCCACCACGGCGGTCACTACGGCCACAACAAGCGGCACAAGAGCTTCGGGCACATGCTCTTCTCCTCCTGA
- a CDS encoding aminoglycoside phosphotransferase family protein encodes MTATALLPALTAKVRHTAHRTPRTCACAPEAVLADRDDATVVQHGDTVAKAHAPGTDPAELAARLKVAAALRGTLLPPLGATAIPLHGRLVTFWDAGTPVDRDDPDAAPWEATATLLARLHATPPAELPHPLPDMRGPAKAARAMTRMRAAGPHPAAAPVEGAWATLPAWARAEAPAPLPKLLCHGDLHLGQLVRTREGRWLLIDVDDLGLGDPAWDLARPAAWYACGLLAPDEWTRFLTAYRTARGPAVPADGADPWPALDAPARALTAQTAALAVAKSVRENRPLDEIEQAVVDACDRMAAVPTELAPTSTK; translated from the coding sequence GTGACCGCCACCGCCTTGCTGCCGGCGCTGACCGCCAAGGTCCGCCACACAGCGCACCGCACCCCGCGTACCTGCGCCTGCGCCCCCGAAGCCGTCCTCGCGGACCGGGACGACGCCACCGTCGTCCAGCACGGTGACACCGTCGCCAAGGCGCACGCCCCCGGCACGGACCCCGCCGAGCTGGCCGCCCGCCTGAAGGTCGCCGCCGCCCTCCGCGGCACCCTCCTCCCTCCGCTCGGCGCGACAGCGATCCCGCTGCACGGCCGCCTCGTCACCTTCTGGGACGCCGGCACCCCCGTGGACCGCGACGACCCCGACGCCGCCCCCTGGGAAGCCACCGCCACCCTCCTCGCCCGCCTGCACGCCACGCCCCCGGCCGAACTCCCGCACCCGCTCCCGGACATGCGCGGCCCCGCGAAGGCCGCCCGTGCGATGACGCGGATGCGGGCCGCGGGACCGCACCCCGCCGCCGCCCCCGTCGAGGGAGCCTGGGCCACGCTCCCCGCCTGGGCCCGCGCCGAGGCACCGGCGCCGCTCCCCAAGCTCCTGTGCCACGGCGACCTGCACCTCGGCCAGCTGGTCCGCACCCGAGAAGGGCGCTGGCTGCTCATCGACGTCGACGACCTCGGCCTCGGTGACCCGGCCTGGGACCTGGCACGCCCCGCCGCCTGGTACGCCTGCGGCCTCCTCGCCCCTGACGAGTGGACCCGCTTCCTCACCGCCTACCGCACGGCACGCGGACCGGCGGTCCCGGCCGACGGCGCGGACCCCTGGCCCGCCCTCGACGCACCGGCCCGCGCCCTCACCGCGCAGACGGCCGCCCTGGCCGTGGCCAAGTCCGTCAGGGAGAACCGCCCCCTGGACGAGATCGAGCAGGCAGTGGTCGACGCCTGTGATCGAATGGCCGCCGTCCCGACGGAGTTGGCGCCCACCAGCACGAAGTAG